A genomic segment from Paenibacillus sp. FSL K6-1096 encodes:
- a CDS encoding DUF1906 domain-containing protein, with protein MAKGFDCATPLTRAVARKFREDGYEFVCRYLVPSGWKRLTQAEAEAISSAGLQIVSVYETTASRALGGRTAGLTDGAIAAQTALSVGQPAGSRIYFAVDFDASAKQMDTVIQYISAAGEAARNYQSGVYGGIAVIEAAMAARACTGFWQTYAWSKGRKAEGIHIYQYDNGPKGLGQPIHGVNVDLNLSSGEAGWWNTLSAAAPVPGNANGEGKDYMLKKEDADKMIAFLQAAYMVAGNAESGKEFHRLANELRLASGQKATLNR; from the coding sequence ATGGCCAAAGGTTTCGATTGTGCAACACCGCTGACGCGGGCAGTGGCCAGGAAATTCCGTGAGGATGGCTACGAGTTCGTATGCCGTTACCTCGTACCGTCCGGCTGGAAAAGGTTAACCCAGGCCGAGGCGGAAGCGATTAGCTCAGCCGGGCTGCAGATTGTCTCAGTCTATGAAACAACCGCCAGCCGGGCGCTGGGAGGACGGACCGCCGGTCTGACGGATGGGGCGATCGCTGCACAGACAGCATTATCGGTTGGACAGCCCGCAGGAAGCCGGATCTACTTCGCGGTAGATTTCGATGCATCTGCGAAACAGATGGATACTGTAATTCAATATATCAGCGCGGCGGGTGAAGCCGCCCGGAATTACCAGTCGGGAGTCTATGGCGGTATAGCCGTTATTGAAGCCGCGATGGCTGCAAGGGCCTGTACCGGCTTCTGGCAGACCTATGCCTGGAGTAAAGGCCGGAAAGCGGAGGGTATTCACATTTATCAATATGATAACGGCCCGAAGGGATTGGGCCAGCCCATCCACGGAGTCAATGTGGATCTCAACCTGTCGAGCGGAGAGGCGGGCTGGTGGAATACATTGTCGGCTGCTGCGCCTGTGCCCGGCAATGCCAACGGGGAGGGGAAGGACTATATGTTGAAGAAAGAGGATGCAGATAAGATGATCGCTTTTCTTCAAGCTGCCTATATGGTTGCGGGCAATGCCGAATCCGGGAAGGAATTTCACCGGCTGGCGAATGAACTGCGTCTGGCTTCCGGGCAAAAAGCGACACTGAATCGTTAG
- a CDS encoding hemolysin XhlA — protein MPDDMNEILQRLTRVETKLDIMNSARDIALEAMQSSKSAHLRMDEMRDELSRLKLRQGENQRWLVGTIISSAGMCIAAAGLLMKILIG, from the coding sequence ATGCCAGACGACATGAATGAAATCCTTCAACGGTTGACCCGTGTAGAGACCAAGCTCGACATCATGAACAGTGCAAGGGATATTGCGCTGGAGGCGATGCAGAGCAGCAAATCCGCCCATTTGCGGATGGATGAGATGCGTGATGAGCTGTCCAGATTGAAGCTTAGGCAAGGAGAGAATCAGCGCTGGCTGGTAGGGACCATCATTAGCAGCGCGGGGATGTGTATTGCTGCAGCAGGACTGCTGATGAAAATTTTAATAGGGTAG
- a CDS encoding HYR domain-containing protein, whose product MKHSKRKRKHVQQGRLGVIGRWLCLALLILMLAPGAVFGSEKWPPDGAPHQEAGTAYAAVYGTEPPAPEQLTAPSVKNSVYQSVYQSVYELDPTLGVIIHRGAYQLNLLAAVNVEGTMNAVSPLLQQMRLAQASGVIPGGRGFMLPQVVAVKDPAGNPLAGVPVTFTVSEDSTITAVMRGLNSTAITVFTDENGYATAANNYTGYIGEGYQVYSKSTGVIKTMEVRATVPGLTPVSFKVEIGSVGSNLVDTTPPSIRATATTDAGTPYIAGTWTSHSVTVHYTAEDTLSAIKSLTPDQKFTAEGAGQTATGKAVDSAATSDEDKNHYSIATFGPINIDKSAPVTEVTVTGADSGAWGQGKAALQFTAADQYSGVEAVYYKLGEQEAVRTAGSSAALELEEEGVTTVSYWAVDHTGNAEAPRTAVVQIDKSGPLISSILSPEANDKGWNSTDVTVSLTASDAHSGVKDIHYRLGADGEEQIAAGSPVSFTVTAEGITPIEFWAVDHAGNLTPAQKTEVKIDKTVPVITVPADITMEAKAVRTPADIGQATVQDISIPDVTLTNDAPADYPIGTTTVKWTAVDPVGLTSSKVQRITVKDTTKPVLTVQGDIVVEATAVKTPLVVTGASATDIFPVIVVNDAPKEFPIGPTTVTWTATDANSNVVTATQKVTVVDRTKPVLTVPANITKEAVGRRTAVDTGKATATDIFKVNITNNAPENYPVGVTKVSWTAKDENGNVSTADQIITITDTTKPVLTIPADITVEATARRTKVDIGQAEATDLFDVLLTKDAPADYPVGTTKVTWTATDEHGNVSEAIQRITVTDKTAPVLTVPADITAEATGIKTPVELGEASAADIFKVTITNNAPDSYSFGTTVVTWTATDENGNSTKKTQTVKIIDTTKPLVTLPGDKTVEASAERTKVDIGEPVVTEIFPVTVKNDAPADYPLGLTKVTWTVTDEHGNATTGTQQIKIVDTTKPVLTVPEDVTVEATAVRSKVDLGKPAVFDLFKTTLVNDAPEDFPVGTTKVTWMATDLSGNVAIGTQKVTVTDTTAPVLQLPADVKLEATAIRTPVVTGEATATDIFPVTVTSNAPEDYPVGVTEVTWTAKDANGLVTTGKQKVTVADTTLPILTVPKDISVEATGVNTPVQIGQATATDLFPVTVTSNAPAGYPLGKTIVTWKATDANGNTSTGTQTITVTDTTAPAIADLPDYVAEATGQLTQVELPAPAVTDIFALAAVTSDAPASFPVGVTEVTWTAKDVNGNVSTKVQKVKVVDTTKPVLKLPADKTVEATAVKTPVEIGEATATDIFKVTVKSNALEAYPLGVTEVTWTATDENGNVSTGVQKITVVDTTKPVLKLPADKTVEATAVKTPVEIGEATATDIFKVTVKSNALEAYPLGVTEVTWTATDENGNVSTGVQKITVVDTTKPVLKLPADKTVEATAVKTPVEIGEATATDIFKVTVKSNALEAYPLGVTEVTWTATDENGNVSTGVQKITVMDTTKPVLKLPADKTVEATAVNTPVEIGLATATDIFKVTVKSNALEAYPLGVTEVTWTATDENGNVSTGVQKITVVDTTKPVLTVPKDLTVEATAVQTPVEIGQAVAEDIFPVTLTSDAPADYPLGTTTVTWKAKDANGNEITGVQRITVKDTTQPVLKFKGSLQVTREATALATPVELEVPGVLDLFPVTLTTDAPGWEEEQNLAVSEDSITANFPLGVTKVTWTATDSSGNAVVGVVTVTIVDTTKPVLKLPADKLVEATAVKTPVEIGEATATDIFKVTVKSNAPEAYSLGVTEVIWTATDENGNVITGVQKITVVDTTKPVLKVPADKTVEATAVKTPVEIGEATATDIFKVTVKNNAPEAYTLGVTEVIWTATDENGNVITGVQKITVVDTTKPVLKVPADKTVEATAVKTPVEIGEATATDIFKVTVKSNAPEAYALGVTEVVWTATDENGNVITGVQKITVVDTTKPVLKVPADKTVEATAVKTPVEIGEATATDIFKVTVKSNAPEAYALGVTEVVWTATDENGNVITGVQKITVVDTTKPVLKLPADKKVEATAVKTPVEIGEATATDIFKVTVKNNAPEAYALGVTEVVWTATDENGNVITGVQKITVVDTTKPVLKVPADKTVEATAVKTPVEIGEATATDIFKVTVKSNAPEAYALGVTEVVWTATDENGNVITGVQKITVVDTTKPVLKVPADKTVEATAVKTPVEIGEATATDIFKVTVKSNAPEAYALGVTEVVWTATDENGNVITGVQKITVVDTTKPVLKVPADKTVEATAVKTPVEIGEATATDIFKVTVKSNAPEAYALGVTEVVWTATDENGNVITGVQKITVVDTTKPVLKVPADLSVPATGAKTVVNLGQAQASDIFGVTVKNDAPADGFPLGKTAVTWTATDSNGNVTTAVQYVTVTQTFKVQSYNASRSSNTNTIFPRISFENTSKTTLQLSGIKLRYYYTIDGEKYQSFYTDYAKVSGSGMRVIQPYVTGSFQKTAGKTGSDYYLEIGFTSGAGSLKPGETVEIQCRFWKSDFSNYYQPNDYSFNALATGFTDTSKITVYSSGNLIAGLEP is encoded by the coding sequence ATGAAACATTCAAAACGCAAACGGAAGCATGTGCAGCAAGGAAGGTTAGGTGTAATCGGCAGATGGCTGTGTCTCGCCCTTCTGATCCTGATGCTGGCGCCCGGCGCCGTGTTCGGTTCGGAGAAGTGGCCCCCGGACGGGGCACCGCACCAGGAGGCAGGGACAGCCTATGCAGCGGTATACGGGACAGAGCCTCCCGCACCGGAGCAGCTGACCGCACCTTCGGTCAAAAATTCAGTCTACCAGTCCGTCTATCAATCGGTGTATGAGCTGGACCCGACGCTGGGGGTGATTATACACCGTGGAGCATACCAGCTGAACCTGCTGGCTGCGGTCAATGTAGAGGGAACGATGAACGCGGTATCGCCGCTGCTTCAGCAGATGCGGTTGGCGCAGGCCTCGGGTGTCATTCCGGGCGGACGCGGCTTCATGCTTCCGCAGGTCGTTGCGGTCAAAGACCCGGCGGGGAATCCGCTGGCCGGAGTTCCGGTCACGTTCACCGTCTCGGAGGACAGTACCATTACAGCGGTTATGCGCGGGCTGAACAGCACTGCTATTACAGTGTTCACGGATGAGAACGGATATGCCACTGCGGCTAACAACTATACCGGTTATATCGGGGAAGGCTATCAGGTCTACTCCAAAAGCACCGGGGTTATCAAGACGATGGAGGTACGGGCCACCGTGCCGGGACTTACGCCTGTAAGCTTCAAAGTGGAGATCGGGTCGGTTGGCTCCAATCTGGTCGATACCACGCCGCCTTCGATCAGAGCTACAGCCACGACGGATGCAGGTACGCCTTATATTGCCGGGACCTGGACCAGCCATTCGGTGACCGTCCATTACACGGCAGAGGATACCTTGTCGGCGATCAAATCACTGACACCGGATCAGAAATTCACGGCGGAGGGTGCGGGCCAGACCGCAACCGGCAAGGCCGTGGACAGTGCAGCCACCAGTGATGAGGACAAGAACCATTATTCCATAGCCACCTTTGGCCCTATTAACATTGATAAAAGCGCTCCGGTTACAGAAGTCACAGTAACGGGGGCCGATTCCGGGGCCTGGGGCCAGGGAAAAGCAGCCCTGCAGTTCACTGCGGCGGATCAATATTCCGGGGTGGAGGCCGTCTATTACAAGCTGGGTGAGCAGGAGGCCGTGCGGACTGCCGGCTCTAGCGCTGCGCTGGAGCTGGAGGAGGAAGGGGTGACTACCGTCAGCTATTGGGCGGTTGACCATACAGGGAATGCGGAGGCCCCACGGACTGCAGTGGTGCAGATTGACAAGAGCGGTCCGCTCATCTCCAGTATCCTCAGCCCGGAAGCCAATGACAAGGGCTGGAACAGTACGGATGTCACCGTCTCGCTCACTGCTTCAGATGCTCATTCCGGGGTGAAGGACATTCACTACAGACTGGGCGCTGACGGAGAGGAACAGATTGCGGCAGGGAGCCCGGTATCGTTCACGGTAACAGCCGAGGGGATTACCCCTATTGAATTCTGGGCGGTTGACCATGCGGGCAATCTGACGCCTGCCCAGAAGACGGAAGTGAAGATTGACAAGACGGTTCCGGTGATCACGGTTCCGGCAGACATCACAATGGAAGCCAAAGCGGTACGTACGCCTGCCGATATTGGCCAGGCCACGGTCCAGGATATTTCCATCCCGGATGTAACCCTGACGAACGACGCCCCGGCGGATTATCCAATCGGTACAACAACCGTGAAGTGGACTGCGGTCGACCCGGTAGGGCTTACCTCCTCCAAGGTGCAGCGGATCACCGTGAAGGATACCACGAAGCCGGTACTTACGGTACAGGGAGATATTGTAGTGGAGGCTACAGCGGTGAAGACGCCTCTGGTAGTCACGGGAGCATCGGCGACCGACATCTTCCCGGTCATTGTAGTGAACGATGCGCCGAAGGAATTCCCCATTGGCCCGACCACCGTCACCTGGACGGCAACGGATGCCAACAGCAATGTGGTTACCGCTACACAGAAGGTTACTGTAGTAGACAGAACCAAGCCGGTGCTGACGGTTCCGGCCAACATTACGAAAGAAGCGGTAGGCCGGAGAACAGCTGTGGATACAGGGAAGGCAACGGCGACAGATATTTTCAAGGTGAATATTACGAATAATGCGCCTGAGAACTATCCGGTAGGCGTGACCAAGGTGAGCTGGACGGCCAAGGATGAGAACGGCAACGTCTCTACGGCAGATCAGATCATCACAATTACCGATACGACCAAGCCTGTACTGACCATTCCGGCGGATATCACGGTGGAAGCCACGGCAAGACGGACGAAGGTGGACATCGGGCAAGCCGAAGCAACCGATCTGTTCGATGTACTCTTAACCAAGGATGCTCCGGCCGATTATCCGGTAGGAACTACCAAGGTGACCTGGACAGCGACAGACGAGCATGGCAATGTCTCGGAGGCTATTCAGCGGATCACGGTTACTGACAAGACGGCTCCGGTGTTAACCGTTCCGGCAGATATTACGGCCGAAGCGACTGGCATAAAGACGCCGGTGGAGCTGGGAGAGGCGTCGGCTGCGGATATTTTCAAGGTGACCATTACTAATAATGCCCCGGACAGCTATAGCTTCGGGACTACCGTGGTTACCTGGACAGCTACGGATGAGAACGGCAACAGCACGAAGAAGACGCAGACGGTCAAAATTATAGATACCACCAAGCCGCTGGTCACACTGCCGGGCGACAAGACGGTGGAAGCGTCCGCAGAGCGGACCAAGGTGGACATCGGCGAGCCGGTGGTAACGGAAATCTTCCCGGTTACGGTTAAGAATGATGCCCCGGCGGATTATCCGCTTGGCCTGACCAAGGTAACTTGGACGGTGACGGATGAGCATGGTAATGCCACCACCGGAACCCAGCAGATTAAGATTGTGGATACCACGAAGCCGGTCCTGACGGTGCCGGAGGATGTTACGGTGGAGGCGACAGCGGTCCGATCCAAGGTCGATCTGGGCAAGCCTGCAGTATTCGACCTGTTCAAAACCACTCTGGTGAATGACGCGCCTGAGGACTTCCCGGTGGGTACAACGAAGGTGACCTGGATGGCAACGGACCTGAGCGGGAATGTGGCCATTGGGACGCAGAAGGTGACGGTTACGGATACTACCGCGCCTGTACTTCAGCTCCCGGCAGATGTCAAGCTTGAGGCAACGGCTATCCGGACTCCGGTTGTGACGGGAGAGGCTACAGCCACGGATATTTTCCCGGTTACTGTAACCAGTAATGCGCCTGAGGATTATCCGGTCGGTGTCACAGAGGTGACCTGGACGGCGAAGGATGCGAACGGCCTGGTCACTACAGGCAAGCAAAAGGTGACGGTAGCAGACACCACGCTGCCGATCCTGACGGTTCCGAAGGATATCAGCGTTGAGGCTACCGGGGTGAACACACCGGTTCAGATTGGCCAGGCTACGGCTACCGATCTGTTCCCGGTCACGGTGACCAGCAATGCTCCGGCCGGCTATCCGCTCGGCAAGACGATTGTTACCTGGAAGGCAACCGATGCGAACGGCAACACCAGCACGGGAACACAGACGATTACAGTGACTGACACAACTGCTCCGGCCATAGCGGATCTTCCCGATTATGTTGCGGAAGCGACTGGACAGTTGACGCAGGTAGAGCTGCCGGCTCCGGCGGTTACGGATATTTTTGCGCTTGCCGCAGTGACCAGTGATGCTCCGGCCTCCTTCCCTGTTGGCGTCACAGAGGTGACCTGGACAGCGAAGGATGTGAACGGCAATGTGTCCACGAAGGTGCAGAAGGTTAAGGTCGTGGATACCACCAAGCCGGTGCTGAAGCTGCCCGCCGATAAGACGGTGGAAGCGACGGCAGTGAAGACTCCGGTGGAGATTGGCGAAGCGACAGCCACGGATATTTTCAAGGTAACAGTGAAGAGTAATGCCTTGGAGGCTTATCCGCTGGGCGTAACGGAAGTGACTTGGACCGCCACTGACGAGAACGGCAATGTAAGTACTGGTGTGCAAAAGATTACGGTGGTGGATACAACCAAGCCGGTGCTGAAGCTGCCCGCCGACAAGACGGTGGAAGCGACGGCAGTGAAGACTCCGGTGGAGATTGGCGAAGCGACAGCCACGGATATTTTCAAGGTAACAGTGAAGAGTAATGCCTTGGAGGCTTATCCGCTGGGCGTAACGGAAGTGACTTGGACCGCCACTGACGAGAACGGCAATGTAAGTACTGGTGTGCAAAAGATTACGGTCGTGGATACCACCAAGCCGGTGCTGAAGCTGCCCGCCGATAAGACGGTGGAAGCGACGGCAGTGAAGACTCCGGTGGAGATTGGCGAAGCGACAGCCACGGATATTTTCAAGGTGACAGTGAAGAGTAATGCCTTGGAGGCTTATCCGCTGGGCGTAACAGAAGTGACTTGGACCGCTACTGACGAGAACGGCAACGTAAGTACTGGTGTGCAAAAGATTACAGTGATGGATACCACCAAGCCGGTGCTGAAGCTGCCCGCCGATAAGACGGTGGAAGCGACAGCGGTGAACACTCCAGTGGAGATTGGGCTGGCGACAGCCACGGATATTTTCAAGGTGACAGTGAAGAGTAATGCCCTGGAAGCTTATCCGCTGGGCGTGACGGAAGTGACTTGGACCGCCACTGACGAGAACGGCAATGTAAGTACTGGTGTGCAAAAGATTACGGTCGTGGATACCACCAAGCCGGTGCTGACAGTGCCGAAGGATCTGACAGTGGAAGCTACAGCGGTACAGACTCCGGTTGAAATCGGGCAGGCTGTGGCAGAGGATATTTTCCCAGTGACCCTTACATCGGATGCTCCGGCCGATTATCCGCTCGGAACAACGACAGTCACCTGGAAGGCTAAGGATGCGAATGGAAACGAAATTACCGGGGTACAGCGGATTACAGTGAAGGATACCACACAGCCAGTGCTCAAGTTCAAAGGATCTCTGCAGGTAACCCGGGAAGCAACGGCTCTGGCAACGCCTGTAGAACTGGAAGTGCCGGGAGTGCTGGACCTCTTCCCTGTTACACTGACGACAGATGCTCCGGGCTGGGAGGAAGAGCAGAATCTGGCCGTTTCAGAGGACAGTATTACTGCGAATTTCCCGCTGGGTGTAACTAAAGTGACCTGGACTGCCACAGACAGCAGCGGTAACGCTGTGGTTGGCGTGGTGACAGTGACCATTGTGGACACAACGAAGCCGGTACTGAAGCTGCCAGCCGACAAGCTGGTGGAAGCGACAGCGGTGAAGACTCCGGTCGAGATTGGCGAAGCGACAGCGACGGATATTTTCAAGGTGACAGTGAAGAGCAATGCTCCTGAAGCCTATTCACTGGGCGTAACAGAAGTAATCTGGACGGCTACCGATGAGAACGGCAACGTAATCACAGGTGTGCAAAAGATTACAGTCGTGGATACGACGAAGCCGGTACTGAAGGTGCCAGCCGACAAGACAGTGGAAGCGACAGCGGTGAAGACTCCGGTCGAGATTGGCGAAGCGACAGCGACGGATATTTTCAAGGTCACAGTGAAGAATAACGCCCCAGAAGCCTACACGTTAGGCGTAACAGAAGTAATCTGGACAGCCACGGATGAGAACGGCAACGTAATCACAGGTGTGCAAAAGATTACAGTGGTCGATACCACCAAGCCGGTGCTGAAGGTGCCCGCCGACAAGACGGTGGAAGCGACAGCGGTGAAGACCCCGGTCGAGATCGGCGAAGCGACAGCGACGGACATTTTCAAGGTGACAGTGAAGAGCAATGCTCCCGAAGCCTACGCGTTAGGTGTGACTGAAGTCGTCTGGACGGCCACGGATGAGAACGGCAATGTGATCACAGGTGTGCAGAAGATTACAGTAGTCGATACCACCAAGCCGGTGCTGAAGGTGCCCGCCGACAAGACGGTGGAAGCCACAGCGGTGAAGACCCCGGTCGAGATTGGCGAAGCGACAGCGACGGATATTTTCAAGGTGACAGTGAAGAGCAACGCTCCCGAAGCCTACGCGTTAGGCGTAACAGAAGTCGTCTGGACAGCCACGGATGAGAACGGCAACGTAATCACAGGTGTGCAAAAGATTACAGTCGTGGATACGACGAAGCCGGTACTGAAGCTGCCAGCCGACAAGAAGGTGGAAGCCACAGCGGTGAAGACTCCGGTGGAGATTGGCGAAGCGACAGCGACGGATATTTTCAAGGTCACAGTGAAGAATAACGCCCCCGAAGCCTACGCGTTAGGCGTAACAGAAGTCGTCTGGACGGCCACGGATGAGAACGGCAACGTAATCACAGGTGTGCAGAAGATTACAGTGGTCGATACCACCAAGCCGGTGCTGAAGGTGCCAGCCGACAAGACGGTGGAAGCCACAGCGGTGAAGACTCCGGTCGAGATCGGCGAAGCGACAGCGACGGATATTTTCAAGGTGACCGTGAAGAGCAACGCTCCCGAAGCCTACGCGTTAGGCGTAACAGAAGTCGTCTGGACAGCCACGGATGAGAACGGCAACGTAATCACAGGTGTGCAGAAGATTACAGTGGTCGATACCACCAAGCCGGTGCTGAAGGTGCCCGCCGACAAGACGGTGGAAGCGACAGCGGTGAAGACTCCGGTCGAGATCGGCGAAGCGACAGCGACGGATATTTTCAAGGTGACAGTGAAGAGTAATGCTCCCGAAGCATACGCGTTAGGCGTAACAGAAGTCGTCTGGACAGCCACGGATGAGAACGGCAACGTAATCACAGGTGTGCAAAAGATTACAGTGGTCGATACCACCAAGCCGGTGCTGAAGGTGCCCGCCGACAAGACGGTGGAAGCGACAGCGGTGAAGACTCCGGTCGAGATCGGCGAAGCGACAGCGACGGATATTTTCAAGGTGACAGTGAAGAGTAATGCTCCCGAAGCATACGCGTTAGGCGTAACAGAAGTCGTCTGGACAGCCACGGATGAGAACGGCAACGTAATCACAGGTGTGCAAAAGATTACAGTGGTCGATACCACCAAGCCGGTGCTGAAGGTGCCCGCCGACCTTTCTGTTCCCGCTACAGGAGCGAAAACGGTTGTGAATCTGGGCCAAGCGCAGGCCAGCGATATTTTCGGAGTTACAGTGAAAAACGATGCTCCGGCTGACGGCTTCCCGTTAGGCAAAACCGCAGTCACCTGGACCGCAACCGACAGTAACGGCAATGTTACCACAGCCGTGCAGTATGTAACCGTGACTCAGACGTTCAAGGTTCAATCTTATAACGCCAGCAGAAGCAGTAATACCAATACGATTTTTCCGCGAATCAGCTTTGAGAATACCAGTAAAACCACCCTGCAGCTCTCCGGCATCAAGCTGAGATACTACTACACCATTGACGGGGAGAAATACCAGAGCTTCTATACGGACTATGCCAAGGTATCCGGCTCCGGTATGAGGGTCATTCAGCCGTATGTCACCGGAAGCTTCCAGAAGACGGCCGGCAAGACCGGCAGTGATTATTACCTGGAAATTGGTTTCACCAGTGGAGCAGGCAGCCTGAAGCCGGGTGAAACGGTAGAAATCCAGTGCCGGTTCTGGAAGTCAGACTTCTCTAATTATTATCAGCCGAATGATTATTCCTTCAATGCTCTAGCAACAGGGTTCACTGATACGAGCAAAATTACGGTCTACTCGTCAGGCAATCTGATTGCGGGGCTGGAGCCGTAA
- a CDS encoding sigma-70 family RNA polymerase sigma factor has product MSGLGEQAPLNLSDPVQLNMGRNIVMVTCDDELVETCRTLLKRSAWRIQYKTRIQLIRESKPLYDNQVYDNSFESMVVSDLFVDELLNTIPWDKCRYIIKRTVIEGMPEHEVAAELQMTQQGVSKWKRKGLEVLKQVLAHSSRL; this is encoded by the coding sequence ATGTCCGGCCTGGGGGAACAGGCGCCGCTGAACCTGTCTGATCCAGTACAACTGAACATGGGGAGGAATATAGTTATGGTTACCTGTGACGATGAACTCGTCGAGACCTGCAGAACATTGTTGAAGCGCTCCGCATGGAGAATCCAGTACAAGACTCGCATTCAGCTGATACGCGAGAGCAAGCCGCTCTACGACAATCAAGTCTATGACAACAGCTTTGAGAGCATGGTGGTCTCGGATCTGTTCGTCGATGAGCTTCTGAATACGATTCCATGGGACAAGTGCAGGTATATCATCAAGCGGACAGTGATTGAAGGGATGCCGGAGCATGAGGTGGCGGCCGAGCTGCAGATGACTCAACAGGGGGTTAGCAAATGGAAACGCAAGGGACTGGAAGTTCTGAAGCAAGTTCTTGCCCATTCGTCGAGACTGTGA